CATACAGTCGATCCGCTTTCAAAGACACCGGGCTTCAAATCTGTGTGGATTACCATCACAGCAGAAGAACCAGCGGTCGCTTGATTTGTCACAGTCAAACTGACGTAAGAATCATTTTTCATCCTCTAGTACGCGCTGGATAAACGGCCATTTCATCTGGGTATAAGTTTCACGATCTTCCTTATATCGTGCGGCAAGTTCTCTTTTTAAATCCGAATATTCTTTTGCGATTTTTTGATTAGTAATTAAGAGATCACGGAATTGAATACGCTCGTTCCAGAGTGGACTTTGAAATGGTATTAAATGCAGGTGATGTGTTCGAAATGCATCCGATGGTTTACAGAACCAGTGCATAACTTCCGCTTTGTAGGGCCAATACTCATACCCATTGTTTACCAGCACATCAATAGCTGGACGTGACTCATTGAGTGACTTAACTCCGAACATAATATCAATCACTGGCTTTGCAAGGAGTCCTGGAATAGCAGTACTCCCCACATGCTCTATGCTGCCGTAAAACCATTGGCCAATTATCTGCATTAAGAAGGCCCTCTCAGCTTCAAACTTGTCAGGCCACTCGGGGTCATATTCTACTAACTCAACTGGTGCTCTTTTCATTTCTATACACTCAACATTCGATTGTTCCCAAGGTTTTTAAAGTTATTTTAATCAACATCTACTTCGCCACTTTTTGACATTACTGATTCCAGAAAGGACATCAAAATTTTCAGTAGAAATCCGGTAAATAAAGAAACTGGTACAATGACACAAGAAACGAGTGTTGCCAAGAATAAACATAACAATAGACGTACCGCTGTGGAAACATCTCCATTATGGAGACCTACGCCATCAAGAAGACCAATAATAAGTACAACAATAAAGGAAAAGTAAGTCAGCCCAATCGAATAAATAGAACCTAATGCAAAACCATATCGATAGATAAACAAGCTACATACTATCCAAAGCATTGTCAGAATCGAATTAATCTCCATATACTGTTTCCTTACATATCATTGATTTCTTCAACAGAGTGGATAATGTTTCTTTTGATTCTGCCTCGACCGCTTCTTTCAGTGGATGTGGTTGCTCAGATTACCAACCACAGTCAAAAATAACAAAGAGAACAAGTAGATAGAATCTATACTTCTTTGTATCTGTATTATTTCACTATTAACCGTTCAAATTAATGGCTGAGATTCAGCAGTAAACATAGACCAATATGATCGACAAAACCAAATCAAGTTAATCTGTCATCCATCCAGATTAATGCCCCTCAGAATTTTACTGTCCATAATCAAGAACTGGTTTCAACGTGTAAGATGCAAATAAGCCATATACGTGACTATATACAGGAGCTAGCATATTATTTGAGTAACATACGGATAAAGAATTGACAAGCCAAATACCTGCTAACACTCCGACTTGCCTACGCTCAAAATACTAATTCGAGATCTTGCTTGGTAAGACCTATTTGGATAAAAAACCATAATAACAACGTTATTAACAATCTGGTCAATCTAGTAACTCCTGTGACTCTGTATGATTTAAACTCTTGATAATCACAGGCGCGTTTTCCTCAGAAGTGACTTCGTGAATGCGAATCGCATCTTTCAGAACCTGATTAACTCCAGGACGAGGGCGACATTCTACGAGAATCTGAAATGCGAATAACGATGGCCACAGTTTTGCAAATAGATTCGCCAGCCAACCTAGCGCACGACCAGTGCGACCCGGCATAACTGCTGCGAAGGGAACACCGACTCCGTGCACGTGTTCAATTTCGTATCCACACACCTTTAACATCTGCAGCAGGGAACGACGTGTAAAAAGTCGTTTGTGAGTGATGTCTAAAATCCCGCGCTCAGCGTATCTGAATTGACCCATCAATAAATTGAGCCGTATTGCAGCAAACGCCACATTGGGAGTGGACAACACAAGCAATGGCTGAGATAGATTGCTCGCTGCTAAGTTAGGATCATTTCCAGGGACGCTATTGGTTCGATCACACTCAGAAACTGGAAGCTGATCTGAGGAAACCGGTTCTTCAAGCGCGTCTGCTGGGTGGTTTCGGTCATCATTGCGCATCGACAACAAAAAATCCTCTGGGTTGGCTAAATGCTCAATCACGTCCAATAATAACACCGCGTCAAAGTCTCTTATTGATACTGGTAACACATCAGTTTCCAGATTTGCTGAATGGAACTCCGTCATTGTTTCGGGTAGTGGGCTTACACAATCTACACCTGTCACTTCCATTCCAGATCGCTCGCATTGCGATGCTACATGTCCCAAACCACAACCAAGATCCAGAACTTTTTGCGCCTTGTGTTTTTTTAAT
The Gimesia aquarii DNA segment above includes these coding regions:
- a CDS encoding GrpB family protein; its protein translation is MKRAPVELVEYDPEWPDKFEAERAFLMQIIGQWFYGSIEHVGSTAIPGLLAKPVIDIMFGVKSLNESRPAIDVLVNNGYEYWPYKAEVMHWFCKPSDAFRTHHLHLIPFQSPLWNERIQFRDLLITNQKIAKEYSDLKRELAARYKEDRETYTQMKWPFIQRVLEDEK